A single window of Sphingobium sp. SCG-1 DNA harbors:
- the pspA gene encoding phage shock protein PspA, whose amino-acid sequence MGIFSRTRDIIAANVTDLLDKAEDPAKMIRMIIMEMQETLVEVRAGAARTIADQKEMRRHISKLEGLQESWTEKAQLALSKGREDLAKAALVEKQKAADMADQLKSEITVLDDSLSASEEDIAKLQAKLREARARQTSLATRMESAETRLKVREMYAGEKVQDAFARFDILEQRVDFAEGRADAMNLGGTPPTLEEEIAALKSDEKVEAELAAMKAAQQNREG is encoded by the coding sequence ATGGGCATTTTTTCCCGAACTCGCGACATCATTGCCGCCAACGTCACTGACTTGCTCGACAAGGCCGAAGATCCCGCGAAGATGATCCGCATGATCATCATGGAAATGCAGGAAACGCTGGTCGAAGTCCGCGCCGGCGCTGCTCGCACGATCGCGGATCAGAAGGAAATGCGCCGCCACATCAGCAAGCTGGAAGGCTTGCAGGAAAGCTGGACCGAAAAGGCGCAGCTCGCGCTTTCCAAGGGCCGCGAAGACCTTGCCAAGGCGGCATTGGTCGAGAAGCAGAAGGCCGCAGACATGGCCGACCAGCTTAAGTCCGAGATCACCGTTCTCGATGACTCGCTCAGCGCTTCGGAAGAAGATATCGCGAAGCTCCAAGCCAAGCTGCGCGAAGCCCGCGCTCGCCAGACCAGCCTCGCCACGCGCATGGAAAGCGCCGAAACGCGCCTGAAGGTTCGCGAAATGTATGCCGGTGAAAAGGTGCAGGACGCCTTCGCCCGCTTCGACATCCTGGAACAGCGTGTCGACTTCGCCGAGGGCCGCGCGGACGCGATGAACCTGGGCGGCACGCCGCCGACGCTTGAGGAAGAGATCGCCGCGCTCAAGTCCGACGAGAAGGTCGAAGCCGAACTCGCCGCGATGAAGGCCGCGCAGCAGAACAGGGAAGGCTGA
- the pspB gene encoding envelope stress response membrane protein PspB encodes MEDVFLPIIIVGILFLGLPWVIFHYITKWKTSATLTNEDEAMLDQMHETARRLDDRLATIERIIAADNPDFRPARPAADDDYSFDRRN; translated from the coding sequence ATGGAGGACGTATTCCTGCCCATCATCATCGTTGGCATCCTGTTCCTCGGCCTGCCGTGGGTGATCTTCCACTACATCACCAAGTGGAAGACATCCGCGACACTCACCAACGAAGATGAAGCGATGCTCGACCAGATGCACGAGACGGCCCGCCGCCTGGACGACCGCCTCGCCACGATCGAGCGCATCATCGCCGCCGACAACCCCGATTTCCGTCCCGCTCGGCCGGCAGCCGACGACGACTACAGCTTCGACCGGAGAAACTGA
- the pspC gene encoding envelope stress response membrane protein PspC, with amino-acid sequence MTARRTKFYLDKQNAKWSGVCAGIADYTGIDVIWVRVGAVLVTLMGAFPWTLIAYGVAVWLADKKPAGLYSDKEDAKFWQGVRSNPARSTRDVRSKFRDIDRRLADIEVYYTSRNTRLANEIDSLR; translated from the coding sequence ATGACCGCTCGCAGAACGAAATTCTACCTCGACAAGCAGAACGCGAAATGGAGCGGCGTGTGCGCCGGCATCGCAGACTATACCGGGATCGACGTGATCTGGGTGCGTGTGGGCGCCGTGCTGGTGACCCTGATGGGCGCTTTCCCGTGGACGCTGATCGCTTATGGTGTGGCCGTCTGGCTGGCCGACAAAAAGCCCGCGGGGCTGTATTCCGACAAGGAAGACGCGAAATTCTGGCAGGGCGTCCGCAGCAATCCCGCCCGCAGCACCCGCGACGTGCGCTCCAAGTTTCGCGACATCGACCGCCGGCTGGCCGACATCGAAGTCTACTACACCAGCCGCAACACGCGCCTCGCGAACGAGATCGACAGCCTGCGCTAA
- a CDS encoding SufE family protein, with protein MTQTLPKLDDLLEEYEFLDADDRYRLLIDLGKQLEEMPAPLKTDATMVRGCSASVWVYPVAREDGTLHFLADSNAAITKGIIALVLTTVQDRPASTIAQADIAEALAPFDLRNQLSSNRTQGIPNMIALIRETATRYAQDNG; from the coding sequence ATGACCCAGACTCTTCCCAAGTTAGACGACCTGCTCGAAGAATATGAATTCCTTGACGCCGACGATCGCTACCGGCTGCTGATCGACCTCGGCAAGCAACTGGAAGAGATGCCTGCCCCCCTCAAAACCGACGCGACCATGGTGCGCGGATGCTCCGCCTCCGTCTGGGTGTATCCGGTGGCGCGCGAGGACGGCACGCTGCATTTCCTAGCGGACAGCAATGCCGCCATCACCAAGGGCATCATCGCGCTCGTCCTCACGACTGTGCAGGACCGGCCCGCCTCGACAATCGCGCAGGCCGACATTGCCGAGGCGCTCGCCCCGTTCGACCTGCGCAATCAGCTAAGCTCCAACCGGACGCAGGGCATCCCGAACATGATTGCCTTGATCCGCGAAACCGCAACGCGCTACGCTCAGGACAACGGATAG
- a CDS encoding GFA family protein encodes MAHGGGCLCGAVRISIDAEPMAARMCWCRLCQYLGGGSGTVNVCFPADKVTTTGEVRWHESVADSGNAMKRGFCPTCGTPLFSIAESRPHLTFIRAGALDDPDLLGPQAVIWTSAAPHWAHFDSGLPQHPEQIPPVA; translated from the coding sequence ATGGCGCATGGCGGCGGCTGTCTATGTGGTGCAGTCCGGATATCGATCGACGCGGAGCCGATGGCCGCGCGCATGTGCTGGTGCCGCCTTTGCCAATATCTCGGCGGCGGCAGCGGTACCGTCAACGTCTGCTTCCCCGCCGACAAGGTCACTACCACTGGCGAAGTCCGCTGGCATGAGAGTGTTGCGGACAGCGGCAATGCGATGAAGCGCGGCTTTTGCCCCACATGCGGTACACCTCTGTTCAGCATTGCGGAAAGCCGCCCGCATTTGACCTTCATCCGTGCCGGCGCGCTTGACGATCCGGACCTGCTTGGCCCGCAGGCCGTCATCTGGACGAGCGCCGCGCCGCATTGGGCGCATTTCGATTCCGGCCTTCCGCAGCATCCCGAGCAGATACCGCCCGTCGCCTAG
- a CDS encoding vWA domain-containing protein translates to MFFSFLDELRAAGIPAGVKEHLVLLDALERDVIARRPEEFYYLARATFVKDEALFDRFDQVFSKVFKGLEGEYGVGQADIPEEWLRAIAEKYLSPEEMEKIKSLGDWDEIMETLKKRLEEQQGRHQGGSKWIGTGGTSPYGNGGYNPEGVRIGGQSTHKRALKVWEQREFRNLDNEKELGTRNIKIALRRLRRFAREGAAEELDLDATIRGTARQGWLDIRMRAERRNAVKLLLFLDVGGSMDPFISLVEELFSAATAEFKNLEFFYFHNCLYEGVWKDNRRRFTERTPTWDILHKYGHDYKVVFVGDAAMSPYEITHPGGSVEHFNEEAGAVWMQRIANTYPATVWINPTAEQHWTYSQSTQIIRQLLNDRMYPLTLTGLDDAMRELTRKR, encoded by the coding sequence ATGTTCTTTTCCTTCCTCGACGAATTGCGCGCCGCCGGAATACCTGCGGGCGTCAAGGAACATCTGGTGCTGCTCGACGCGCTGGAGCGCGATGTGATCGCCCGACGTCCGGAGGAGTTCTACTATCTGGCCCGTGCCACCTTCGTGAAGGACGAAGCGCTGTTCGATCGCTTCGATCAGGTGTTCTCGAAGGTCTTCAAGGGGTTGGAAGGCGAATATGGCGTCGGCCAGGCGGACATTCCTGAAGAATGGCTGCGCGCCATCGCCGAGAAGTATCTCAGCCCCGAAGAAATGGAAAAGATCAAGTCGCTGGGCGATTGGGACGAGATCATGGAGACGCTCAAAAAGCGTCTTGAGGAACAACAGGGTCGCCATCAGGGCGGCAGCAAGTGGATCGGCACCGGCGGCACTTCGCCTTACGGCAATGGCGGCTACAATCCCGAGGGTGTCCGCATCGGTGGCCAGAGCACGCACAAACGCGCCCTGAAAGTGTGGGAACAACGCGAGTTCCGTAATCTCGACAACGAAAAAGAACTCGGCACGCGCAACATCAAGATTGCGTTGCGCCGCCTGCGCCGTTTCGCCCGCGAAGGCGCGGCGGAGGAACTGGACCTGGACGCCACGATTCGCGGCACGGCTCGTCAGGGCTGGCTCGACATCCGGATGCGCGCCGAACGCCGTAATGCGGTCAAGCTGTTGCTGTTCCTCGATGTGGGCGGATCGATGGACCCGTTCATCTCGCTGGTCGAGGAACTCTTTTCCGCCGCGACAGCCGAATTCAAGAACCTCGAATTTTTCTACTTCCACAACTGCCTCTACGAAGGCGTGTGGAAGGACAATCGCCGCCGTTTCACGGAGCGGACCCCGACGTGGGACATCCTCCACAAATATGGCCACGACTATAAGGTCGTGTTCGTCGGTGATGCGGCCATGAGCCCCTATGAGATCACGCATCCCGGTGGCAGCGTCGAACATTTCAACGAGGAGGCTGGCGCGGTTTGGATGCAGCGGATAGCCAACACCTATCCGGCAACCGTGTGGATCAACCCGACGGCGGAACAGCACTGGACGTATAGCCAGTCCACGCAGATCATCCGTCAACTGCTGAACGACCGGATGTACCCTCTCACGCTTACGGGCCTTGACGACGCCATGCGTGAGCTGACGCGTAAGCGCTGA
- a CDS encoding anhydro-N-acetylmuramic acid kinase — protein sequence MGSRVAIGLMSGTSRDGIDAALIRTDGEGMVERIAFHGTPYDEGFRVRLAEACARAMAMNDPEFEPLIDAVETEMTQAHAEAVADLLGRSGWQAQDVDVIGFHGHTVAHKPDLGWTWQIGDADALAGAFGIPVVADLRSADVEAGGQGAPLIPVYHRALAAKLPKPVAILNLGGVANITYIGVDDALVAFDTGMASGLIDNWMQVEGDKPIDEGGAVAATGRVDESVLAGMLDHPFFDVPPPKSIDREDFTVQPVRGLSLADGAATLTAFTAHSVELALRQLPARPTTMYVAGGGRHNVTLMQMLREVTGIAVESVDMLGWNGDSVEAEGFAYMAVRSIMGLPISFPGTTGVPEPMTGGELFEVD from the coding sequence TTGGGTAGCAGGGTTGCAATTGGGTTGATGTCGGGCACGTCGCGCGATGGCATCGATGCGGCGCTGATCCGCACCGATGGCGAGGGGATGGTGGAGCGGATCGCCTTCCACGGGACGCCCTATGACGAGGGGTTCCGCGTGCGTCTGGCGGAGGCGTGCGCGCGGGCGATGGCGATGAACGATCCCGAGTTCGAGCCGTTGATCGACGCCGTCGAGACGGAGATGACGCAGGCCCATGCCGAAGCGGTGGCGGACCTGCTGGGGCGGAGCGGATGGCAGGCGCAGGATGTCGATGTCATTGGCTTTCACGGACACACTGTCGCGCACAAGCCGGACCTTGGCTGGACGTGGCAGATCGGTGACGCGGACGCACTGGCGGGTGCGTTCGGGATTCCGGTGGTGGCGGATCTGCGCAGTGCGGACGTGGAAGCAGGCGGGCAGGGCGCGCCGCTGATACCTGTTTATCACCGCGCGCTGGCGGCAAAGTTGCCGAAGCCAGTCGCGATCCTCAACCTCGGCGGCGTGGCGAACATCACGTATATCGGGGTGGACGATGCGCTAGTGGCTTTCGACACGGGCATGGCGAGCGGGCTGATCGACAACTGGATGCAGGTGGAGGGGGACAAGCCCATCGACGAAGGAGGTGCGGTCGCCGCGACGGGGCGGGTGGATGAAAGCGTGCTGGCGGGGATGCTGGATCATCCGTTCTTCGACGTGCCGCCGCCCAAGAGCATCGACCGCGAGGACTTCACGGTGCAGCCGGTGCGCGGTCTCTCGCTGGCGGATGGTGCCGCGACGCTGACCGCGTTTACGGCGCATTCGGTGGAGCTGGCGCTGCGGCAATTGCCGGCTCGACCGACGACAATGTATGTCGCGGGCGGCGGACGGCATAACGTGACGCTGATGCAGATGCTGCGCGAGGTGACCGGGATTGCGGTGGAATCTGTCGATATGCTCGGTTGGAACGGCGACAGCGTGGAGGCGGAAGGTTTCGCCTATATGGCGGTGCGCAGCATCATGGGTTTGCCAATCAGCTTTCCGGGAACCACAGGTGTGCCTGAGCCTATGACGGGCGGCGAATTGTTCGAGGTGGACTGA
- the tyrS gene encoding tyrosine--tRNA ligase has product MSQYTSDLLRLLDTRGYIHQLTDASGLDSLASKEIVPGYIGFDPTAPSLHVGSLVQIMMLRRLQQAGHKPIVLMGGGTGKIGDPSFKDEARKLMTTETIASNVASIKRVFEKFLTFGDGPSDAIMVDNADWLDRLEYIPFLRDIGQHFSVNRMLSFDSVKTRLDREQSLSFLEFNYMILQAYDFLELSRRSACRLQMGGSDQWGNIVNGIELSRRVDGTQVYGLTTPLITTADGGKMGKTMNGAVWLNADALPAYDYWQFWRNTQDADVGRFLRLFTDLPLAEIARLERLEGAEINEAKKILADAATAMAHSPEAASAAAETARKTFEEGASDTNLPTVALVDGALNVVQANVALGFAGSNKEARRKLGEGAIRVNGDVVSDPNHILQPGDKVSFGAKKHGIVIA; this is encoded by the coding sequence ATGAGCCAGTACACATCCGATCTCCTCCGCTTACTCGACACGCGCGGCTACATCCACCAGCTAACTGACGCGTCGGGCCTTGATTCACTCGCGAGCAAGGAGATCGTGCCGGGCTATATCGGTTTCGATCCGACCGCACCTTCGCTCCATGTCGGCAGCCTCGTCCAGATCATGATGCTCAGGCGTCTCCAGCAGGCAGGCCATAAGCCCATCGTCCTGATGGGCGGCGGCACCGGCAAGATCGGCGACCCGAGCTTCAAGGACGAAGCGCGCAAGCTGATGACGACCGAGACAATTGCGTCCAACGTCGCCAGTATCAAGCGCGTGTTCGAGAAGTTCCTGACCTTCGGCGACGGCCCGAGCGACGCCATCATGGTCGATAATGCCGACTGGCTCGACAGACTCGAATACATCCCTTTTCTGCGCGACATCGGCCAGCACTTCTCCGTCAACCGGATGCTGAGCTTCGATTCTGTGAAGACGCGGCTGGACCGCGAACAGTCGCTCTCATTCCTCGAATTCAACTACATGATCCTGCAAGCCTATGATTTTCTTGAGCTGTCGCGCCGCTCCGCCTGCCGGTTGCAGATGGGCGGGTCGGATCAGTGGGGCAACATCGTCAACGGCATCGAACTGTCGCGCCGCGTCGACGGTACGCAAGTCTATGGCCTGACCACGCCGCTCATCACCACCGCAGACGGCGGCAAGATGGGCAAGACCATGAACGGCGCGGTGTGGCTCAATGCCGACGCCCTGCCCGCCTATGACTACTGGCAATTCTGGCGGAACACACAGGATGCCGATGTCGGGCGCTTCTTGCGGCTGTTCACCGATCTGCCGCTCGCCGAAATCGCCCGTCTTGAAAGACTGGAAGGCGCGGAAATCAACGAAGCGAAGAAGATCCTCGCCGACGCCGCGACGGCCATGGCGCACAGCCCGGAAGCCGCAAGCGCCGCCGCCGAAACGGCGCGCAAGACGTTCGAGGAAGGCGCAAGCGATACCAACCTCCCCACGGTCGCATTGGTCGATGGCGCATTGAACGTAGTGCAGGCCAATGTCGCACTGGGCTTTGCCGGGTCGAACAAGGAAGCGCGCCGGAAGCTCGGCGAAGGCGCGATTCGCGTGAATGGCGATGTCGTTTCCGACCCCAATCATATCTTGCAGCCCGGCGACAAGGTAAGCTTCGGCGCGAAAAAGCACGGAATCGTCATCGCCTGA
- a CDS encoding PilZ domain-containing protein, with protein sequence MRATKIDSAATQRRAQRDLVDFGTRATSRSGVHEVQIVNVSPLGLMGRTQSTIAAGEKLLFELPHIRRAEAVARWVEDGRVGVEFTKPIESDHYTMMLAFMPKRQMQW encoded by the coding sequence ATGCGGGCTACCAAAATCGACTCTGCTGCCACCCAACGCCGGGCGCAGCGGGATCTAGTGGACTTCGGAACGCGAGCTACCAGCCGGTCGGGGGTGCACGAAGTTCAGATCGTGAATGTCTCGCCGCTCGGGCTGATGGGGCGCACGCAAAGCACGATAGCGGCTGGCGAGAAGTTGCTCTTTGAACTCCCACATATCCGGCGTGCCGAAGCGGTCGCTCGCTGGGTGGAGGACGGCCGGGTTGGCGTGGAATTCACCAAACCGATCGAGTCGGATCATTACACGATGATGCTGGCCTTCATGCCCAAGCGTCAGATGCAATGGTGA
- a CDS encoding mechanosensitive ion channel family protein, which yields MAIRLSELTYAGISLAAVISIILGLIIALTVHWAVFALAKKITVRTHGRNEGILLQAVRQPTRWFLVLLIVGLALQPLTLSPAVSAIWSIGSKMVFAGVLGWLALNILRAGRTIVELDSDITVEDNLKARRRHTRVRILYRIGQVLIGFVALSLMLIAIPGVRTIGVTLMASAGLVGLAVGAAAQPALKNLIAGIQMAFSEPIRLDDVVIVEGEWGRVEDITLTYVVLKLWDDRRMVVPVAWFLEKPFQNWTLQKSELLGTVFFYVDPQADVQRIRDKFVGATQANPLWDKRVAILQVTEHKADALELRGLLSARNAGIAFDLRCEVREAVMEFLRTEMPEALPRTRQRLEQGEGVSAFTMAQSVNGGSDQ from the coding sequence ATGGCGATACGATTGTCTGAACTTACCTACGCCGGTATTTCGCTGGCGGCGGTGATATCCATCATCCTGGGCCTGATCATCGCGCTGACCGTGCATTGGGCGGTGTTCGCGCTGGCGAAGAAGATCACGGTTCGCACCCATGGGCGCAATGAGGGCATTCTCTTGCAAGCCGTCCGGCAGCCGACGCGGTGGTTTCTGGTACTCCTGATCGTCGGGTTGGCGTTGCAGCCTTTGACGCTCTCGCCCGCCGTCTCCGCCATCTGGTCGATCGGATCGAAGATGGTGTTCGCGGGCGTGCTGGGCTGGCTGGCGCTTAATATTCTGCGCGCGGGGCGTACCATCGTTGAACTCGACAGTGACATCACGGTCGAGGACAACCTGAAAGCGCGGCGGCGGCATACGCGGGTGCGTATCCTGTATCGCATCGGGCAGGTGCTGATCGGCTTCGTCGCCCTGTCATTGATGCTGATCGCGATTCCAGGCGTGCGGACGATCGGGGTGACGCTGATGGCGTCGGCGGGCCTCGTCGGTCTGGCGGTGGGTGCAGCGGCGCAGCCTGCGCTTAAGAACCTGATCGCGGGTATCCAGATGGCGTTCAGCGAACCGATCCGGCTGGACGATGTCGTCATCGTGGAAGGCGAATGGGGGCGAGTCGAGGACATCACCCTGACTTATGTGGTGCTGAAGCTGTGGGATGACCGCCGGATGGTGGTGCCGGTCGCCTGGTTCCTTGAAAAACCGTTTCAGAACTGGACGTTGCAGAAGAGCGAGCTGCTGGGCACCGTGTTCTTCTATGTCGATCCGCAAGCGGACGTGCAGCGTATTCGCGACAAGTTTGTGGGGGCGACGCAGGCCAATCCGCTGTGGGACAAGCGTGTCGCTATCCTTCAAGTGACGGAGCACAAGGCTGATGCACTCGAATTGAGAGGGCTATTGAGCGCGCGCAATGCGGGTATCGCCTTCGACTTGCGCTGCGAGGTGCGGGAGGCGGTCATGGAGTTTTTGCGCACCGAAATGCCCGAGGCATTGCCCCGAACGCGGCAGCGGCTGGAGCAGGGTGAAGGAGTGAGTGCATTCACCATGGCGCAGTCGGTGAATGGCGGCTCGGATCAGTAG
- a CDS encoding peptidylprolyl isomerase — protein MIRFALAALLMMVPAFAAQAQREEADVAAQPAPQPKLVQVRLDTSAGPIVLALDAARAPVTTANFLRYVDQKRLDGTSFYRALRVTGRPELGFVQGGTRNDPKRVLPPIAHEPTSVTGITHEAGTISMARYEPGSANGDFFITMGPMPSMDAQPTGEGDIAGFAAFGSVVEGMDVVQRILAAPTSPTEGEGVMKGQMLSPTITILNARRVVPAK, from the coding sequence ATGATACGCTTTGCCCTTGCCGCTCTTTTGATGATGGTCCCCGCCTTTGCTGCCCAAGCGCAGCGGGAGGAGGCTGATGTGGCGGCGCAGCCCGCGCCACAACCCAAGTTAGTGCAGGTACGCTTGGATACGAGCGCCGGGCCGATTGTTCTGGCGCTGGATGCCGCTCGTGCGCCGGTCACGACGGCGAATTTCCTGCGATATGTGGACCAGAAGCGGCTTGACGGAACCAGCTTCTATCGCGCGCTCCGCGTAACGGGCCGACCGGAGCTTGGCTTTGTTCAGGGCGGAACGCGCAACGACCCCAAGCGCGTGCTGCCGCCGATCGCGCATGAGCCGACGAGCGTCACTGGCATTACGCATGAGGCCGGAACGATATCGATGGCACGCTACGAACCCGGCAGCGCCAATGGCGACTTCTTCATCACCATGGGCCCGATGCCATCGATGGACGCACAGCCGACAGGCGAGGGTGACATCGCCGGATTCGCGGCGTTTGGGAGCGTGGTGGAGGGCATGGACGTGGTGCAGCGTATCCTCGCCGCGCCGACCTCCCCGACTGAAGGCGAAGGCGTGATGAAGGGGCAGATGCTCAGCCCGACGATCACGATCCTCAACGCGCGGCGCGTGGTACCGGCCAAGTAA
- a CDS encoding UDP-glucose dehydrogenase family protein → MHITMIGSGYVGLVSGACFADFGHDVVCVDKDKSKIDALLAGRIPIFEPGLDELVARNVAAGRLRFTTDLTEGVENAHAVFIAVGTPSRRGDGHADLSYVYAAAEEIAHAIKGFTVIVDKSTVPVGTGDEVERIIREANPDAQFAVVSNPEFLREGAAIDDFKRPDRIVIGGDDPRGLEVMRQVYRPLYLNKSPLIEMSRRGAELTKYAGNAFLATKITFINEIADLCEKVGADVQDVARGIGLDNRIGAKFLHAGPGYGGSCFPKDTLALLKTSQDYDAPQRIVEAVVAVNDNRKRAMGRKVIAAMGGDVRGKTVALLGLTFKPNTDDMRDSPAIAIAQTLEDAGAIVRAYDPEGMESAKSLLPKVVYCSGAYDAVDGADALVIATEWDAFRALDLDRIKSLLTQPIIVDLRNVYPRAMIESAGFAYHGVGR, encoded by the coding sequence ATGCACATCACGATGATTGGTTCAGGCTATGTCGGCCTGGTATCGGGGGCCTGCTTCGCGGATTTCGGACATGATGTCGTCTGTGTCGACAAGGACAAGAGCAAGATCGACGCGCTGCTCGCCGGACGCATCCCGATCTTCGAACCGGGTCTGGACGAACTGGTCGCACGCAACGTCGCTGCAGGTCGCCTGCGTTTCACGACCGATCTCACCGAAGGCGTCGAGAATGCCCATGCCGTATTCATCGCCGTAGGCACGCCCTCGCGCCGGGGCGATGGCCATGCCGACCTGTCCTATGTATACGCCGCTGCTGAAGAAATCGCCCACGCGATCAAGGGGTTCACCGTCATCGTCGACAAGTCTACCGTTCCTGTGGGGACGGGCGACGAAGTCGAGCGCATCATCCGTGAGGCCAATCCCGACGCGCAATTTGCCGTCGTCTCCAACCCCGAATTCCTCCGCGAAGGCGCGGCGATCGATGATTTCAAGCGACCCGACCGCATCGTCATCGGCGGCGATGATCCGCGTGGCCTGGAAGTCATGCGTCAGGTTTATCGTCCGCTTTACCTCAACAAATCGCCCCTGATCGAAATGAGCCGCCGTGGCGCGGAACTCACCAAATATGCGGGCAACGCCTTCCTCGCGACGAAGATCACCTTCATCAACGAGATCGCGGACCTGTGCGAAAAGGTCGGCGCGGACGTTCAGGACGTGGCGCGCGGCATCGGCCTCGACAACCGCATCGGCGCCAAATTCCTGCACGCGGGTCCGGGCTATGGTGGCTCCTGCTTCCCCAAGGACACGCTGGCGCTGCTCAAGACCAGCCAGGATTATGACGCGCCGCAGCGCATCGTCGAGGCGGTGGTGGCCGTCAACGACAACCGCAAGCGCGCCATGGGCCGCAAGGTCATCGCCGCAATGGGTGGCGACGTACGTGGGAAAACCGTCGCGCTGCTCGGCCTCACCTTCAAGCCCAACACCGACGACATGCGCGACAGCCCCGCCATCGCCATCGCGCAAACGCTGGAAGACGCCGGCGCCATCGTCCGCGCCTATGACCCCGAAGGCATGGAGTCGGCCAAGAGCCTGCTGCCCAAGGTTGTCTATTGCTCGGGTGCCTATGATGCCGTCGACGGTGCCGACGCGCTGGTGATCGCGACCGAATGGGACGCCTTCCGCGCGCTCGACCTTGACCGGATCAAGAGCCTGCTGACGCAGCCGATCATCGTCGACCTTCGCAACGTCTACCCCCGCGCCATGATCGAAAGCGCGGGCTTTGCATACCACGGCGTCGGCCGCTGA
- the ctrA gene encoding response regulator transcription factor CtrA produces MRVLLIEDEPTTARAIELMLTTEGFNVYTTDLGEEGLDLGKLYDYDIICLDLNLPDMHGYDVLKKLRSAKVQTPVLILSGIAEMDSKVRSFGFGADDYVTKPFHRDELVARIHAVVRRSKGHSQSVIRTGKLAVNLDAKTVEVDGNRVHLTGKEYAMLELLSLRKGTTLTKEMFLNHLYGGMDEPELKIIDVFICKLRKKLALACSGDNYIETVWGRGYVLRDPDEDAELEARVA; encoded by the coding sequence ATGCGCGTGCTGCTGATCGAAGACGAGCCGACGACCGCAAGGGCGATCGAGCTGATGCTGACTACCGAAGGCTTTAACGTTTATACGACGGACTTGGGCGAGGAAGGTCTCGATCTGGGCAAGCTGTATGATTACGACATCATCTGCCTCGACCTCAACTTGCCCGACATGCATGGCTATGACGTGCTCAAGAAGCTGCGTAGCGCCAAGGTGCAGACGCCCGTCCTGATCCTGTCCGGCATTGCGGAGATGGACAGCAAGGTGCGCAGCTTCGGCTTCGGCGCGGACGATTATGTGACCAAGCCTTTCCATCGCGACGAATTGGTCGCGCGCATTCATGCCGTGGTCCGCCGCTCAAAAGGACATAGCCAGTCGGTCATCCGCACTGGCAAGCTGGCGGTCAATCTGGACGCCAAGACGGTGGAAGTGGACGGTAATCGCGTTCACCTGACCGGCAAGGAATATGCGATGCTGGAGCTGCTCTCGCTCCGCAAGGGCACGACGCTCACCAAGGAAATGTTCCTCAACCACCTTTATGGCGGGATGGACGAGCCGGAACTCAAGATCATCGACGTGTTCATCTGCAAGCTGCGCAAGAAGCTGGCGCTGGCGTGCAGTGGCGACAATTATATCGAAACGGTTTGGGGCCGCGGCTATGTGCTGCGCGATCCCGATGAAGATGCGGAACTGGAAGCGCGCGTCGCCTGA